In Cedecea neteri, a single genomic region encodes these proteins:
- the argB gene encoding acetylglutamate kinase — protein sequence MMNPLIIKLGGVLLDSEEALERLFTALVNYRQSHQRPLVIVHGGGCLVDELMKKLALPVQKKNGLRVTPADQIDIITGALAGTANKTLLAWAKKHGINGVGLSLGDGDSVTVTQLDEALGHVGLAKPGSPKLINTLLENGFLPIVSSIGVTTEGELMNVNADQAATALAATLGADLILLSDVSGILDGKGQRIAEMTAAKAEQLIEQGIITDGMIVKVNAALDAARTLGRPVDIASWRHADQLPSLFNGVAIGTRILA from the coding sequence ATGATGAATCCTTTAATTATCAAATTGGGCGGCGTGCTGCTGGATAGCGAAGAAGCGCTGGAGCGCCTGTTTACCGCGCTGGTGAACTATCGTCAGTCTCATCAGCGTCCGCTGGTGATTGTCCACGGCGGCGGTTGCCTGGTGGATGAGCTGATGAAAAAGCTGGCGCTGCCGGTACAAAAGAAAAACGGCCTGCGTGTGACGCCTGCCGACCAGATTGACATTATTACCGGTGCGCTGGCGGGCACGGCCAACAAGACGCTGCTGGCCTGGGCGAAGAAGCATGGCATTAACGGCGTTGGCTTGAGCCTCGGCGACGGAGATAGCGTCACGGTGACCCAGCTTGATGAAGCGCTTGGCCACGTCGGCCTGGCTAAACCGGGTTCGCCAAAACTGATTAATACGCTGCTGGAAAACGGCTTCCTGCCGATTGTTAGCTCCATCGGTGTGACCACTGAAGGTGAGCTGATGAACGTCAATGCGGATCAGGCGGCAACGGCGCTGGCCGCAACGCTCGGCGCGGATTTGATCCTGCTGTCTGACGTGAGCGGTATCCTGGACGGCAAAGGTCAGCGCATCGCTGAGATGACCGCGGCCAAAGCTGAGCAGCTGATTGAGCAAGGCATTATTACCGACGGCATGATTGTGAAAGTGAATGCGGCGCTGGATGCGGCCCGTACCCTGGGGCGTCCGGTGGATATTGCCTCATGGCGCCACGCGGATCAGCTACCCTCTTTATTCAACGGTGTGGCTATCGGCACCCGGATTCTGGCATAG
- a CDS encoding argininosuccinate synthase, which produces MQNHGIKKIVLAYSGGLDTSAIIPWLKENYGGCEVVACVVDIGQDREDLKGVEQKALRSGASECYVVDAREEFISDYVYPVLQTGALYEGSYLLGTSMARPLIAKALVDVANKVGADALCHGATGKGNDQVRFESTWAALAPHLKVVAPWREWNLRSREALLDYLKERDIPTTASLEKIYSRDENAWHISTEGGVLESPWNAPNKDCWVWTVDPQEAPDQAEQVTVTVKQGKVVAVNGEAMSPFKCLETLNAIGAKHGIGRIDIVENRLVGIKSRGCYETPGGTIMMAALRGVEQLVLDRDSFKWREQLGLEMSYVVYDGRWFAPLRKSLQASAESLAEEVNGEVVLQLYKGQVTAIQKKSPNSLYSEEFATFGEDEVYDHSHAGGFIRLFSLSSRIRALNELKK; this is translated from the coding sequence ATGCAAAATCACGGCATCAAAAAAATCGTTCTCGCATACTCTGGCGGCCTCGACACTTCAGCCATCATTCCATGGCTGAAAGAGAACTACGGCGGCTGCGAAGTTGTCGCCTGCGTGGTGGATATCGGTCAGGATCGCGAAGATCTGAAAGGCGTTGAGCAAAAAGCGCTGCGCTCCGGGGCGTCTGAGTGCTACGTGGTCGATGCGCGTGAAGAGTTTATCAGCGACTATGTTTACCCTGTGCTGCAGACCGGGGCGCTGTATGAAGGCAGTTATCTGCTCGGTACCTCTATGGCGCGTCCACTGATCGCTAAGGCGCTGGTGGATGTGGCGAATAAAGTGGGCGCAGATGCGCTGTGCCACGGTGCGACCGGCAAAGGTAACGACCAGGTGCGTTTTGAATCCACCTGGGCCGCACTGGCTCCTCATCTGAAGGTTGTTGCCCCGTGGCGTGAGTGGAACCTGCGTTCCCGTGAAGCGCTGCTCGACTACCTGAAAGAGCGTGATATCCCGACAACGGCTTCGCTTGAAAAAATCTATAGCCGTGACGAAAACGCCTGGCACATTTCTACCGAAGGCGGCGTGCTGGAAAGCCCGTGGAATGCCCCGAACAAAGATTGCTGGGTATGGACCGTTGACCCGCAGGAAGCACCGGATCAGGCCGAGCAGGTGACTGTTACCGTTAAGCAGGGCAAAGTCGTGGCCGTGAACGGGGAAGCGATGAGCCCGTTCAAGTGCCTGGAAACCCTGAACGCTATCGGCGCCAAGCACGGTATTGGCCGGATCGATATCGTTGAAAACCGCCTGGTAGGCATTAAGTCTCGTGGTTGCTATGAAACCCCAGGGGGCACCATTATGATGGCTGCGCTGCGTGGCGTTGAGCAACTGGTGCTGGATCGCGATTCCTTCAAGTGGCGTGAGCAGCTCGGCCTCGAAATGTCCTACGTCGTCTACGATGGCCGTTGGTTTGCACCGCTGCGTAAATCTCTGCAGGCGTCTGCTGAGTCGCTGGCGGAAGAAGTGAACGGGGAAGTCGTGCTGCAGCTGTACAAAGGCCAGGTGACGGCGATTCAGAAAAAATCCCCGAACAGCCTCTACAGCGAAGAGTTTGCGACCTTTGGCGAAGATGAAGTTTACGATCACAGCCACGCGGGCGGCTTTATCCGTCTGTTCTCGCTCTCTTCCCGTATCCGTGCGCTGAACGAACTGAAGAAGTAA
- the argH gene encoding argininosuccinate lyase gives MALWGGRFTQAADQRFKQFNDSLRFDYRLAEQDIVGSVAWSKALVTVGVLTEAEQQQLEQALKVLLEEVQVNPQAILESDAEDIHSWVEGKLIDKVGALGKKLHTGRSRNDQVATDLKLWCKMQISELLAATRQVQQALIETAEANQDAVMPGYTHLQRAQPVTFAHWCLAYVEMLARDESRLQSTLQRLDVSPLGSGALAGTAYEIDREQLAGWLGFASATRNSLDSVSDRDHVLELLSNASIGMVHLSRFAEDLIFFNTGEAGFVELSDRVTSGSSLMPQKKNPDALELIRGKCGRVQGALTGMMMTLKGLPLAYNKDMQEDKEGLFDALDTWLDCLHMSVLVLDGIQVKRPRCQEAAEQGYANATELADYLVAKGVPFREAHHIVGEAVVEAIKQGKALEALTLADLQKFSAVIGDDVYPILSLQSCLDKRAAKGGVSPKQVAQAITDAKQRLV, from the coding sequence ATGGCACTTTGGGGTGGGCGTTTTACTCAGGCAGCCGATCAACGGTTTAAGCAATTTAATGACTCTTTACGCTTTGACTATCGCCTGGCTGAGCAAGACATCGTAGGTTCTGTCGCCTGGTCCAAAGCGTTGGTCACCGTGGGCGTGCTGACTGAAGCTGAGCAGCAGCAGCTTGAGCAGGCCCTGAAAGTCTTGCTGGAAGAAGTGCAGGTTAACCCGCAGGCTATTCTGGAAAGCGATGCGGAAGATATTCACAGCTGGGTGGAAGGCAAGCTCATCGATAAAGTCGGTGCGCTGGGTAAAAAACTCCACACTGGTCGTAGCCGCAACGATCAGGTCGCCACCGACCTGAAGCTGTGGTGCAAAATGCAAATCAGCGAGCTGCTGGCAGCTACCCGTCAGGTGCAGCAGGCATTAATTGAAACAGCTGAAGCCAATCAGGATGCGGTGATGCCGGGTTATACGCACCTGCAGCGCGCGCAGCCGGTTACTTTTGCCCATTGGTGCCTGGCGTACGTTGAGATGCTGGCGCGCGATGAAAGCCGTTTGCAAAGCACTCTGCAGCGCCTGGACGTCAGCCCGCTGGGCAGCGGCGCGCTGGCAGGTACCGCCTATGAAATTGACCGTGAACAGCTTGCCGGTTGGTTAGGTTTTGCTTCCGCGACCCGCAATAGCCTCGACAGCGTCTCCGATCGCGATCATGTGCTGGAACTGCTGTCCAACGCCTCTATCGGCATGGTTCACCTGTCCCGTTTTGCAGAAGATCTGATCTTCTTCAATACCGGAGAAGCCGGTTTTGTTGAGCTGTCCGATCGCGTGACTTCCGGCTCTTCCCTGATGCCGCAGAAGAAAAACCCGGATGCGCTGGAGCTGATCCGCGGCAAGTGCGGCCGCGTGCAGGGCGCCCTGACCGGTATGATGATGACCCTCAAAGGCCTGCCGCTGGCGTATAACAAAGACATGCAGGAAGACAAAGAAGGCCTGTTCGACGCCCTCGATACCTGGCTTGATTGTCTGCATATGTCCGTGCTGGTACTGGACGGCATTCAGGTTAAACGTCCTCGCTGCCAGGAAGCGGCTGAGCAAGGCTATGCCAACGCCACCGAGCTGGCGGATTACCTGGTTGCTAAAGGCGTGCCGTTCCGTGAAGCTCACCACATTGTAGGCGAGGCTGTCGTCGAAGCGATTAAACAAGGTAAAGCGCTGGAAGCCTTAACCCTTGCCGATCTGCAGAAGTTCAGTGCGGTTATTGGCGACGATGTGTATCCGATCCTGTCGCTGCAGTCCTGTCTCGACAAGCGCGCCGCGAAAGGCGGTGTTTCACCTAAGCAGGTTGCTCAGGCTATCACCGACGCGAAACAGCGCCTGGTCTAA
- the oxyR gene encoding DNA-binding transcriptional regulator OxyR: MNIRDLEYLVALAEHRHFRRAADACHVSQPTLSGQIRKLEDELGVMLLERTSRKVLFTQAGLLLVDQARTVLREVKVLKEMASQQGEAMSGPLHIGLIPTVGPYLLPQIIPMLHQTFPKLEMYLHEAQTHQLLAQLDSGKLDCAILALVKESEAFIEVPLFDEPMVLAVYQDHPWANRDRVPMSDLAGEKLLMLEDGHCLRDQAMGFCFEAGADEDTHFRATSLETLRNMVAAGSGITLLPALAVPHERQRDGVVYLPCYKPEPRRTIGLVYRPGSPLRSRYEQLAEAIRTQMDGHFDSALKQAI, encoded by the coding sequence ATGAATATTCGAGATCTTGAATACCTGGTGGCGCTGGCCGAGCACCGCCATTTTCGTCGGGCAGCGGATGCCTGTCACGTTAGCCAGCCGACATTAAGCGGCCAGATCCGCAAGCTGGAAGATGAGCTGGGCGTGATGCTGCTGGAACGCACCAGCCGTAAAGTGCTGTTCACCCAGGCGGGTTTGCTGCTGGTGGATCAGGCGCGGACGGTGCTGCGTGAAGTCAAAGTACTGAAAGAGATGGCAAGCCAGCAGGGTGAAGCTATGTCCGGCCCGCTGCATATTGGCCTGATCCCAACCGTGGGGCCTTACCTGCTGCCGCAAATTATTCCTATGCTGCATCAGACCTTCCCTAAGCTGGAAATGTACCTGCATGAAGCCCAAACCCATCAGCTGCTGGCGCAGCTCGACAGCGGCAAGCTGGACTGCGCCATTCTGGCGCTGGTAAAAGAGAGCGAAGCGTTTATCGAGGTGCCGCTGTTTGATGAACCGATGGTGCTGGCGGTTTATCAGGATCACCCGTGGGCAAACCGCGACCGAGTGCCGATGTCCGATTTGGCTGGTGAAAAGCTGCTGATGCTGGAAGACGGGCACTGCCTGCGCGATCAGGCTATGGGCTTTTGCTTTGAAGCAGGCGCGGATGAAGATACCCATTTCCGGGCAACAAGCTTAGAGACACTGCGTAACATGGTCGCTGCGGGGAGTGGCATCACGCTTTTGCCAGCCCTGGCCGTGCCGCATGAACGCCAGCGCGACGGTGTGGTTTATCTGCCGTGTTATAAACCAGAACCGCGTCGTACCATCGGCCTGGTTTATCGTCCGGGGTCACCGCTGCGCAGCCGCTATGAGCAGCTGGCAGAGGCCATCCGCACGCAGATGGATGGCCATTTTGACTCAGCGCTAAAACAGGCGATTTAA
- the sthA gene encoding Si-specific NAD(P)(+) transhydrogenase: protein MPQTYDYDAIVIGSGPGGEGAAMGLVKQGARVAVIERYHNVGGGCTHWGTIPSKALRHAVSRIIEFNQNPLYSDHTHLLRSSFADILNHADSVINQQTRMRQGFYERNRCEMLQGDAHFVDEHTVELLCHDGSVETYTAEKFVIACGSRPYRPPEVDFTHPRIYDSDSILSLHHEPRHVIIYGAGVIGCEYASIFRGMNVKVDLINTRDRLLAFLDQEMSDSLSYHFWNSGVVIRHNEEFEKIEGVDDGVIVSLKSGKKVKADCLLYANGRTGNTDSLALENIGLEADSRGLIKVNSMYQTALPHIYAVGDVIGYPSLASAAYDQGRIAAQALVKGEATGHLIEDIPTGIYTIPEISSVGKTEQQLTSMKVPYEVGRAQFKHLARAQIVGMNVGTLKILFHRETKEILGIHCFGERAAEIIHIGQAIMEQKGGGNTIEYFVNTTFNYPTMAEAYRVAALNGLNRLF, encoded by the coding sequence ATGCCACAAACCTACGATTATGACGCAATAGTGATTGGTTCCGGTCCCGGGGGCGAAGGTGCCGCCATGGGGCTGGTGAAACAAGGAGCCAGGGTAGCGGTGATTGAGCGCTACCACAATGTCGGCGGCGGCTGCACCCATTGGGGCACCATCCCTTCGAAAGCCCTCCGCCACGCCGTCAGCCGCATTATTGAATTCAATCAAAACCCGTTATACAGCGATCACACTCACCTTCTCCGCTCCTCTTTTGCCGACATCCTTAACCACGCCGACAGCGTGATTAACCAGCAAACCCGCATGCGCCAGGGTTTTTACGAACGTAACCGCTGCGAGATGCTGCAGGGCGATGCGCACTTTGTGGATGAGCACACTGTCGAGCTTCTGTGCCACGATGGGTCGGTCGAAACCTATACCGCCGAGAAGTTTGTTATTGCCTGCGGTTCTCGCCCTTATCGCCCGCCAGAAGTTGATTTTACCCACCCACGTATCTACGACAGCGACTCAATTCTCAGCCTGCATCACGAACCGCGTCATGTGATCATCTATGGTGCCGGGGTGATCGGCTGCGAATACGCGTCGATCTTCCGCGGAATGAACGTCAAAGTTGATCTGATCAACACTCGCGATCGCCTGCTGGCTTTCCTCGATCAGGAAATGTCGGACTCGCTCTCCTATCACTTCTGGAACAGCGGCGTGGTTATTCGCCACAACGAAGAGTTTGAGAAAATTGAAGGCGTGGACGACGGCGTGATTGTTTCTCTGAAGTCCGGCAAAAAAGTGAAGGCGGATTGCCTGCTTTACGCCAACGGACGTACCGGGAATACGGATTCGCTGGCGCTGGAAAATATCGGTCTCGAAGCCGACAGCCGTGGGCTCATCAAGGTCAACAGCATGTACCAGACCGCGCTACCGCATATTTACGCGGTAGGTGACGTGATCGGTTATCCTAGCCTGGCTTCAGCAGCCTACGATCAAGGCCGTATCGCCGCTCAGGCGCTGGTGAAAGGCGAAGCCACGGGGCATCTGATCGAAGATATTCCGACCGGCATCTACACCATTCCGGAAATCAGCTCCGTGGGCAAAACGGAACAACAGCTGACCTCGATGAAAGTGCCTTACGAAGTGGGCCGGGCGCAGTTTAAACATCTCGCGCGGGCGCAAATCGTGGGTATGAACGTTGGGACGCTGAAAATTCTGTTCCACCGTGAAACGAAAGAAATTCTGGGGATCCACTGCTTTGGCGAGCGCGCGGCCGAAATCATTCACATCGGCCAGGCGATTATGGAGCAGAAAGGTGGCGGTAACACCATTGAGTACTTCGTTAACACCACCTTTAACTACCCAACAATGGCGGAAGCCTATCGGGTAGCGGCGCTTAACGGCTTAAATCGCCTGTTTTAG
- the fabR gene encoding HTH-type transcriptional repressor FabR, whose protein sequence is MGVRAQQKERTRRSLVEAAFSQLSAERSFASLSLREVAREAGIAPTSFYRHFRDVDELGLTMVDESGLMLRQLMRQARQRIAKGGSVIRTSVSTFMEFIGNNPNAFRLLLRERSGTSAAFRAAVAREIQHFIAELADYLELENRMPRSFTEAQAEAMVTIVFSAGAEALDVDIEQRRQLEERLVLQLRMISKGAYYWYRREQEKMALAHLSEE, encoded by the coding sequence ATGGGTGTAAGAGCGCAACAAAAAGAGAGAACCAGGCGTTCTTTAGTCGAGGCAGCATTTAGCCAGCTAAGCGCCGAAAGAAGCTTTGCCAGCCTGAGCCTGCGTGAAGTTGCCCGCGAAGCCGGTATTGCGCCAACGTCATTTTATCGCCATTTCCGCGATGTTGATGAGCTCGGTCTTACAATGGTAGACGAAAGTGGCCTGATGCTGCGGCAGTTAATGCGGCAGGCGCGGCAGCGCATCGCCAAAGGCGGCAGCGTGATCCGTACCTCAGTGTCAACGTTCATGGAATTTATCGGCAATAACCCTAACGCTTTCCGCCTGTTGTTGCGTGAACGCTCGGGCACGTCTGCGGCGTTTCGTGCCGCGGTTGCTCGTGAAATTCAGCACTTCATCGCGGAACTTGCCGACTATTTAGAACTCGAAAATCGCATGCCTCGCAGCTTCACCGAAGCGCAGGCGGAAGCGATGGTCACGATTGTTTTTAGTGCTGGTGCCGAAGCGCTGGACGTTGATATTGAACAGCGTCGTCAGCTCGAAGAGAGACTGGTGTTGCAGCTACGTATGATCTCGAAAGGGGCTTACTACTGGTATCGCCGGGAACAAGAAAAAATGGCACTGGCTCATTTATCCGAAGAGTGA
- a CDS encoding YijD family membrane protein — protein sequence MKQLQDRGTLALAFIAGLSINGSFAALFSSVVPFSIFPVIALVLAVYCLHQRYQNRTMPVGLPSLAAACFVLGVLLYSSVVRVEYPAIGSNFIPSILSVVVLFWILFKVRSRKSEAAE from the coding sequence ATGAAACAGTTACAAGATAGAGGTACGCTGGCGCTGGCGTTTATTGCTGGTCTGTCGATTAACGGATCTTTTGCCGCGCTGTTCAGCTCGGTTGTTCCGTTCTCGATATTCCCTGTTATCGCTTTGGTGCTGGCGGTTTATTGCCTGCATCAGCGCTATCAGAACCGTACGATGCCGGTTGGGTTACCGAGCCTTGCCGCGGCCTGTTTTGTGTTAGGCGTGCTGCTTTATAGTTCAGTGGTTCGCGTTGAATACCCGGCGATTGGCTCTAACTTTATCCCTTCGATTCTGTCGGTGGTTGTGCTGTTCTGGATTTTGTTTAAAGTTCGCTCCCGCAAATCAGAAGCGGCTGAGTAA
- the trmA gene encoding tRNA (uridine(54)-C5)-methyltransferase TrmA: protein MTPEHLPTEQYDAQLAEKVTRLEGMMAPFAAPAPEVFRSPVSHYRMRAEFRIWHEGDDLYHIMFDQQTKSRIRVNSFPAASELINALMPAMLDGVRDIPALRHKLFQIDYLTTLSNQAVVSLLYHRKLDDEWQLHAEALRDSLRARGFNVHLIGRATKTKIELDQDFIDERLPVAGKEMIYRQVENSFTQPNAAMNIQMLEWALNATENSSGDLLELYCGNGNFSLALARNFDRVLATEIAKPSVAAAQYNIAANNIENVQIIRMAAEEFTQAMNGVREFNRLQGIDLKSYQCETIFVDPPRSGLDADTVKMVQAYPHILYISCNPQTLCENLETLSQTHNITRLALFDQFPYTHHMECGVLLTRK from the coding sequence ATGACCCCTGAACACCTCCCGACAGAACAGTACGACGCGCAACTGGCGGAAAAAGTCACTCGCCTCGAAGGCATGATGGCGCCTTTTGCCGCACCGGCCCCGGAGGTATTCCGCTCACCGGTAAGCCACTACCGCATGCGAGCAGAGTTCCGCATCTGGCATGAAGGTGACGACCTGTATCACATCATGTTCGATCAGCAGACCAAAAGCCGCATCCGGGTCAACAGCTTCCCGGCGGCCAGCGAGCTTATTAACGCCCTGATGCCAGCCATGCTGGATGGCGTCCGCGATATTCCAGCTCTGCGTCACAAGCTGTTCCAGATTGACTATCTGACGACCCTGAGCAATCAGGCCGTGGTGTCTTTGCTCTACCACCGCAAGCTGGATGATGAATGGCAGCTGCATGCCGAGGCGCTGCGCGACAGCCTTCGCGCCCGCGGCTTTAACGTTCATTTGATTGGCCGTGCAACAAAAACCAAGATTGAGCTGGACCAGGATTTTATCGACGAACGCCTGCCGGTTGCCGGTAAAGAGATGATTTACCGCCAGGTTGAGAACAGCTTTACTCAGCCAAACGCGGCCATGAATATTCAGATGCTGGAATGGGCGCTGAACGCGACAGAAAACTCAAGCGGCGATCTGCTGGAGCTTTACTGCGGGAATGGCAACTTCTCGCTCGCTCTGGCCCGCAACTTCGACCGCGTGCTGGCGACCGAAATCGCTAAACCGTCCGTGGCAGCGGCACAGTACAACATCGCGGCCAACAATATTGAGAACGTGCAGATTATCCGCATGGCGGCGGAAGAGTTTACCCAGGCTATGAACGGCGTGAGGGAGTTTAACCGCCTGCAGGGAATTGATCTTAAAAGCTATCAGTGCGAGACCATTTTTGTCGATCCGCCTCGCAGCGGTTTGGATGCTGACACGGTAAAAATGGTGCAGGCCTACCCGCACATCCTTTATATCTCCTGCAATCCACAGACGCTGTGCGAGAACCTGGAAACATTATCCCAGACTCACAACATCACCCGCCTGGCACTGTTTGACCAGTTCCCGTACACGCATCATATGGAATGCGGCGTACTGCTAACGCGCAAATAG
- the btuB gene encoding TonB-dependent vitamin B12 receptor BtuB, with amino-acid sequence MIKKVSLLTALSATAFSVWAQDSNTDNTLVVTANRFQQPVNSVLAPTSVVTREDIDRWQSKDLNDVMRRLPGVDIAQNGGLGQSSSLFIRGTEARHVMVLIDGIPVPRSGIVNTIDIGQIPVSLVQRIEYIRGPRSAVYGSGAIGGVVNIITMTDNERSQVNAGVGTHGYQQYDGTFNHRFGDTVVTAAGAYQTTKGFNIQPNSPYSGDSDRDGYRNSLFWGGLQHKFNDNFSGFFRSYGYSANADYDQGSWGYAGGNDEHQNDTQSWDTGLHFNSGDYSSQLVANYQRIKDYNYSSLNGRYAPGSTLDNTEQRYIQWGNNIAVGHGAVSGGVDWKQEKLQSSGTTSTDVYKRDTTGLYLTGQQQIGSVTLEASGREDHDQQFGWHGTWQTAAGWEFVDGYRATLSYGTGFLAPSLGEQFGAERFGIASNPNLKPEESKQWEAGLEGLSGPVDWRLSAYRYEIQNLISFNNNAYYNVKAATIKGLEWTGNVTTGPIDHHLTLQYVDPRDDETNKVLYRRAKQQVKYEVTGQVYDLGWNVAYQYIGQRYDNDFDNGRDVKMGGVSLWDVGLSYPVTSHLTVRGKIANLFDKDYETVYGYQTAGREYTLSGSYTF; translated from the coding sequence ATGATAAAAAAGGTTTCGCTGTTGACGGCTTTGTCCGCAACGGCTTTTTCAGTTTGGGCGCAGGACAGCAATACCGACAATACCCTGGTAGTGACTGCAAATCGTTTTCAGCAGCCGGTGAATAGCGTTCTGGCGCCGACGTCGGTGGTTACGCGTGAAGATATCGACCGCTGGCAGTCAAAAGATTTAAACGACGTGATGCGCAGATTGCCGGGCGTGGATATTGCTCAGAACGGCGGCCTTGGTCAAAGCTCCTCGCTTTTTATCCGTGGTACAGAGGCTCGTCATGTGATGGTTCTGATTGATGGTATCCCGGTGCCACGCTCTGGTATCGTCAATACAATAGATATCGGTCAGATCCCTGTCTCATTGGTGCAGCGCATCGAATATATTCGCGGGCCACGCTCTGCAGTGTATGGTTCCGGAGCAATTGGCGGCGTAGTTAACATTATTACGATGACGGATAACGAACGTTCTCAGGTCAATGCGGGCGTGGGAACGCATGGTTATCAACAGTACGATGGCACCTTTAATCATCGCTTCGGTGATACGGTGGTGACTGCCGCGGGGGCATACCAAACAACAAAGGGCTTTAATATTCAGCCTAACTCTCCATATAGCGGTGACAGCGATCGCGATGGATATAGAAATTCATTGTTCTGGGGCGGTCTTCAGCACAAGTTTAACGATAATTTCTCCGGTTTTTTCCGCAGCTATGGTTACTCGGCGAATGCCGATTACGATCAAGGATCCTGGGGCTATGCTGGTGGTAATGATGAACACCAGAATGATACCCAATCATGGGATACCGGCCTGCATTTCAACTCTGGCGACTATTCTTCTCAACTGGTGGCCAACTATCAGCGCATCAAAGATTACAACTACAGCAGCCTGAATGGGCGCTATGCGCCAGGCTCAACGTTGGATAATACGGAACAGCGCTATATTCAGTGGGGCAACAATATTGCCGTTGGCCACGGGGCCGTTAGCGGCGGTGTTGACTGGAAGCAAGAGAAGCTTCAATCAAGCGGTACAACCAGCACCGATGTCTACAAGCGTGATACCACCGGGCTGTATCTCACCGGACAGCAGCAAATAGGCAGTGTGACGCTGGAAGCTTCCGGGCGTGAAGACCATGACCAACAGTTTGGTTGGCACGGTACCTGGCAAACGGCCGCTGGATGGGAATTTGTTGATGGCTACCGCGCGACGTTGTCCTACGGCACGGGTTTCCTGGCTCCGTCGCTTGGAGAGCAATTTGGCGCTGAACGTTTTGGTATTGCCTCTAACCCTAACCTGAAGCCGGAAGAGTCAAAGCAGTGGGAAGCAGGACTAGAAGGACTGAGCGGCCCAGTTGACTGGCGTCTTTCTGCGTATCGCTATGAGATTCAAAACCTCATCAGCTTCAACAATAATGCTTATTACAATGTTAAGGCGGCGACGATTAAAGGATTGGAGTGGACGGGTAACGTGACGACAGGTCCGATCGATCACCACCTTACATTGCAATATGTAGATCCACGAGATGATGAAACGAATAAAGTCCTCTATCGCCGGGCGAAGCAGCAGGTGAAATATGAAGTCACTGGACAAGTCTACGATTTAGGATGGAATGTCGCTTACCAGTACATCGGGCAGCGCTACGATAACGACTTTGATAATGGACGTGATGTAAAAATGGGTGGGGTTAGCCTGTGGGATGTTGGTTTGTCTTATCCGGTCACCTCACATCTTACAGTTCGTGGTAAAATAGCTAACCTGTTCGATAAAGATTACGAGACGGTTTATGGCTATCAAACTGCAGGACGGGAATACACCTTGTCTGGCAGCTACACCTTCTGA
- the murI gene encoding glutamate racemase, with protein MAIKLQDGNTPCLAATPSDAHPTVLVFDSGVGGLSVYNEIRQLLPDLHYIYAFDNVAFPYGEKSEEFIVDRVVSIVTAVQQHYPLALAVIACNTASTVSLPALREKFDFPVVGVVPAIKPAARLTTNGVVGLLATRGTVKRSYTHELISRFATECKIEMLGSAELVELAEAKLHGEPVPLDELRKILRPWLRMSEPPDTVVLGCTHFPLLQEELLEVLPEGTRLIDSGAAIARRTVWLLEHEAPEAASADSNIAYCMAFTPETAQLMPVLQRYGFERLEKLAL; from the coding sequence ATGGCTATCAAACTGCAGGACGGGAATACACCTTGTCTGGCAGCTACACCTTCTGATGCACATCCCACCGTGCTGGTTTTTGACTCCGGCGTTGGTGGGCTGTCCGTCTACAATGAGATTCGGCAGCTTCTGCCGGATCTTCATTACATCTACGCCTTCGACAACGTGGCGTTTCCATACGGCGAAAAGAGCGAAGAGTTTATCGTCGACCGGGTGGTCTCAATAGTGACTGCTGTCCAGCAGCATTATCCTTTAGCCCTCGCGGTTATTGCCTGTAATACCGCAAGTACCGTTTCTCTCCCTGCCTTACGCGAAAAGTTCGACTTCCCTGTTGTTGGCGTTGTGCCTGCCATTAAACCGGCAGCGCGCTTGACGACAAATGGCGTTGTAGGTCTGCTCGCAACTCGCGGTACGGTCAAGCGGTCTTATACCCACGAGCTTATCTCCCGGTTTGCTACCGAATGCAAAATTGAGATGCTGGGTTCTGCCGAACTGGTGGAGCTGGCGGAGGCGAAGCTTCATGGTGAGCCTGTCCCGCTGGACGAGCTGCGTAAAATCCTGCGTCCGTGGTTACGAATGTCGGAGCCGCCGGATACCGTTGTATTAGGCTGCACGCATTTCCCTCTATTACAGGAAGAGTTGTTGGAGGTGTTACCTGAGGGAACGAGACTGATTGATTCCGGTGCCGCGATTGCAAGGCGTACCGTTTGGTTACTGGAACATGAAGCGCCTGAAGCGGCGTCTGCAGATTCTAATATTGCTTATTGTATGGCGTTCACGCCTGAAACCGCGCAATTAATGCCCGTTTTACAACGTTACGGCTTTGAAAGGCTCGAAAAACTGGCACTTTAA